From the genome of Mucilaginibacter paludis DSM 18603:
CCCAGATTAACCAATTGGGTACCCAGTTTTTAAATATCGGCACAGTGGTTTTCATGGTCTGTTGTTTTTGGGGATGGTTACCAGCGCGTTCATCCCCGCGCTCAGGGCAGAGATAGTTGAGGCGCTGTCGGTAAGCCGGATACGTACAGGGATGCGTTGTACTATTTTAACATAATTGCCTGTTGAGTTATCGGGCGGTAACAGCGAAAAGCTTGATCCGGTGGCGGGCGACACGGAGATGATGCTCCCTTTAAACTGTTTGCCAGGAAATGCGTCCGTCTCAATAAGCGCGGCCTGTCCCACGTGCATATGCCGCACCTGGGTTTCTTTAAAGTTGGCAATTACCCATTTGCCTGCTTCGCGGTCAACAATAAAAGCCAGGGTTTGGCCTGCCTGTATCTGTTGCCCGGGCTGTATGGTACGGCGGCCCATTTTGCCGTTGTATGGCGCGCGGATTACGGTATAGCCTACATCCAGTTTATTGCGGTTTAAGATGGCCTGGCGGCGGGTAATTTCGGCCAGTAAAACTTCTTTTTGTACCCGTGTATCGTTCACCCGGGAAAGGGAAGCCTGGTAGTTATCCAGCGCCGACTGGTAGTCCGACCGGGCCACTTCCAGTGCGGTTTGTACGTTTTCCAATTGTTGCAGCGTAGCCGACTCTACGTCATAGAGCTTTTTATACCTCGCATATTCCTGTTGCTGTTTCCACAGGCGCGCCCTGGCCGCTGCAATTTGCCACTGGCTCACCTGCGATGTTTTGCCCAGTGTAGCTACATTGCTGTTTAGGGCCAATTGCTGCGCCCGCGCGTTTGCTAAGGCCGCTTCGGCCTCCTGTTGTTGCAACTGGTATTCGCTGTTATCAATCACCAGCAGGGTATCGCCCCGCTTAACGTCCTGGTTTTCTTCGTACCTTATTTCGCGGATATAGCCGCCCACTCTTGATGTAACCGGGTTGATATACTCCTGCACCTGGGCATCGTTTGTTTCTTCGTAAAAACACAGGTTCCATACCGATATGGCTCCCCAAAATATCAGCGCAAGCAAAATGATGCCCGCAATCCAGGCCGTTATCC
Proteins encoded in this window:
- a CDS encoding HlyD family secretion protein, with protein sequence MSTHDKYTKTDKLITRITAWIAGIILLALIFWGAISVWNLCFYEETNDAQVQEYINPVTSRVGGYIREIRYEENQDVKRGDTLLVIDNSEYQLQQQEAEAALANARAQQLALNSNVATLGKTSQVSQWQIAAARARLWKQQQEYARYKKLYDVESATLQQLENVQTALEVARSDYQSALDNYQASLSRVNDTRVQKEVLLAEITRRQAILNRNKLDVGYTVIRAPYNGKMGRRTIQPGQQIQAGQTLAFIVDREAGKWVIANFKETQVRHMHVGQAALIETDAFPGKQFKGSIISVSPATGSSFSLLPPDNSTGNYVKIVQRIPVRIRLTDSASTISALSAGMNALVTIPKNNRP